One segment of Pantoea sp. Lij88 DNA contains the following:
- a CDS encoding phosphatase, whose product MYPVDLHMHTIASTHAYSTLHDYVTQAKQTDLKLFAITDHGPDMADAPHYWHFINMRVWPRVIDGVGILRGIEANIKNQQGEIDCSGPMLDALDLIVAGFHEPVYAPRDRKHHTDAMIAAMAGGLVHIISHPGNPKFPVDIPAIAEAAAHYDVALELNNSSFTHSRPGSEPNCRAIAAAVRDAGGRLAFGSDSHTAFTLGHFDHCLRIAREVDFPEDRVLNVTPRRLLDFLEMRSGKHIAELADF is encoded by the coding sequence ATGTATCCGGTAGATCTGCATATGCACACCATCGCCAGCACGCATGCTTACAGCACGCTGCACGACTACGTCACCCAGGCGAAGCAAACCGACCTGAAACTGTTTGCCATTACCGATCACGGCCCCGATATGGCCGACGCGCCGCACTACTGGCACTTTATTAATATGCGGGTCTGGCCGCGCGTGATCGATGGCGTGGGGATTCTGCGCGGTATCGAAGCCAATATCAAAAACCAGCAGGGCGAGATCGACTGTTCCGGCCCGATGCTCGATGCGCTGGATTTGATCGTCGCCGGTTTTCACGAGCCGGTTTATGCGCCGCGCGACAGAAAGCATCATACGGACGCGATGATCGCTGCCATGGCGGGCGGGCTGGTTCATATCATCAGCCATCCGGGTAACCCGAAATTCCCTGTCGATATCCCGGCGATTGCCGAGGCCGCAGCGCATTACGACGTGGCGCTGGAGCTGAACAACTCCTCCTTTACTCACTCGCGTCCGGGCAGTGAACCTAACTGCCGGGCTATCGCCGCCGCCGTGCGCGATGCCGGTGGACGGCTGGCGTTTGGCTCCGATTCCCACACGGCTTTCACGCTCGGTCATTTCGATCACTGCCTGCGAATTGCCCGCGAGGTGGATTTTCCCGAGGATCGGGTGTTAAATGTCACGCCGCGTCGTCTGCTCGACTTTCTGGAAATGCGTAGCGGCAAACATATTGCTGAACTGGCTGACTTTTAG
- the ghrA gene encoding glyoxylate/hydroxypyruvate reductase GhrA, whose protein sequence is MEIIWYHPSQSAAAWINGLQQRLPQARVRAWQPGDNGPADYALVRSPPTEMLQGRATLRGVFALGAGVDEILKQLQQHPEMLPDSVPLYRLEDTGMARQMQEYAVHSVLSWFRRFDDYRLQQQQQCWQPLPAYTRENFTIGILGAGVLGQSVAESLKPWGFPLRVWSRSPKEIDGVTSFAGRDALPAFLQETRVVINLLPSTPETINLIDQHFLQQLPHGAFFLNIARGAQVVEDDLLAALNSGQLKAAALDVFQVEPLPEAHPLWSHPRVTITPHNAAVTLIDEAIDYIARAINQDQAGEPPQGRVDRQRGY, encoded by the coding sequence ATGGAGATCATCTGGTATCACCCGTCGCAGTCTGCAGCGGCCTGGATTAACGGTTTACAACAGCGTCTGCCCCAGGCGCGGGTACGTGCCTGGCAGCCAGGCGACAACGGTCCGGCCGATTACGCGCTGGTCCGCTCCCCGCCCACCGAGATGCTACAGGGACGCGCCACACTGCGCGGCGTTTTTGCATTGGGTGCAGGCGTAGACGAAATTCTGAAACAGCTGCAACAGCATCCTGAGATGCTGCCCGACAGCGTGCCGTTGTACCGGCTGGAAGATACCGGTATGGCGCGCCAGATGCAGGAGTATGCGGTGCATAGCGTGCTGAGCTGGTTCCGTCGTTTTGACGACTACCGTCTTCAGCAGCAACAGCAGTGCTGGCAGCCGTTGCCCGCTTACACGCGCGAAAACTTCACTATCGGCATTCTGGGCGCGGGCGTGCTGGGGCAGAGCGTGGCGGAGAGCCTGAAACCCTGGGGATTCCCGTTACGCGTCTGGAGCCGCTCACCCAAAGAAATCGACGGCGTGACCAGCTTTGCCGGTCGCGATGCGCTACCTGCCTTTTTGCAGGAGACGCGGGTGGTCATCAACCTGCTGCCAAGCACGCCCGAGACCATTAATCTTATCGACCAGCACTTTTTACAGCAGCTGCCGCACGGCGCGTTCTTCCTCAACATCGCGCGTGGTGCGCAGGTGGTGGAAGATGACCTGCTGGCCGCGCTCAATAGCGGGCAGCTGAAAGCAGCGGCACTGGATGTCTTTCAGGTTGAACCGCTGCCGGAGGCGCATCCACTCTGGTCACATCCGCGTGTCACGATTACGCCCCATAATGCGGCGGTAACCTTAATCGACGAAGCTATCGACTACATCGCCCGCGCCATTAATCAGGATCAGGCAGGCGAGCCGCCGCAGGGCAGGGTTGATCGGCAGCGCGGCTATTAA
- the treA gene encoding alpha,alpha-trehalase TreA: protein MTKIEVNADQRRQRYAPFLLTLLLSVPAFTTHADDNSRMLNNQPQPPDVRLGPLFNAVQQAKFYPDQKTFADAVPKFDPASILADWQMQKKQRNFDLKHFVDTNFTLPAAGDKYVPPAGQNLREHIDGLWPVLTRTTGSAGQYDSLLPLPKPYVVPGGRFREVYYWDSYFTMLGLAESGHWDKVQDMVDNFASLLDRYGHIPNGNRSYYLSRSQPPFFSMMVDLLATHDDGKAYTRYLPQLQKEYDYWMADSDSVAAGAASKRVIKLADGTLLNRYWDARDVPRTESWMDDIVTAQKAPQRNKAELYRELRSGAASGWDFSSRWFTDAHNLSTIRTTQLAPVDLNSLMFHLEQTLSKGYQMNKQSDLAKQFADRAEKRQAAINRYLWDSKQNWYADYDWQKKEVHPQLTAAALFPLYLQVASDKQAESTASAVEKQLLKPGGLVTTTVNNGQQWDAPNGWAPLQWVAVEGLEHYNQPKLAKEVGLRFLQNVQNTYDREHKLVEKYVVDGKNLGGGGGGEYPLQDGFGWTNGVTLKLLDKYCPKDKTCNSAHDIPQASASQN from the coding sequence ATGACAAAAATTGAGGTAAACGCCGATCAACGGCGTCAGCGTTATGCGCCCTTTCTGCTCACGTTGCTGCTGAGCGTCCCCGCTTTCACCACGCATGCCGACGACAACAGCCGCATGCTGAATAATCAGCCGCAGCCGCCGGACGTTCGTTTAGGGCCGCTGTTTAATGCTGTGCAGCAGGCGAAGTTCTATCCCGATCAAAAAACCTTTGCGGATGCGGTGCCGAAATTCGATCCCGCCTCGATTCTTGCCGACTGGCAGATGCAGAAGAAACAGCGCAACTTCGATCTCAAACATTTTGTTGATACCAACTTCACCCTGCCCGCTGCCGGTGACAAATATGTCCCGCCCGCCGGACAAAATCTGCGTGAACACATTGATGGCCTGTGGCCGGTGCTGACGCGCACCACCGGCAGCGCGGGTCAGTATGATTCGCTGCTGCCGTTGCCGAAGCCCTACGTGGTGCCAGGCGGTCGCTTCCGCGAAGTCTATTACTGGGACAGCTACTTCACCATGCTGGGGCTGGCCGAGAGCGGACACTGGGACAAAGTGCAGGATATGGTGGACAATTTCGCCTCGCTGCTCGACCGTTATGGCCACATCCCCAACGGCAACCGCAGCTACTACCTGAGCCGTTCGCAGCCGCCATTCTTCAGTATGATGGTCGATCTGCTGGCAACCCACGATGACGGCAAAGCCTATACCCGCTACCTGCCGCAGTTGCAGAAAGAGTATGACTACTGGATGGCCGACAGCGATAGCGTCGCAGCCGGTGCAGCCAGCAAGCGGGTGATTAAGCTGGCGGATGGCACGCTGCTGAACCGTTACTGGGATGCGCGCGACGTGCCACGCACCGAATCCTGGATGGATGACATTGTTACCGCGCAGAAAGCGCCGCAGCGTAATAAAGCCGAGCTCTATCGTGAGCTGCGTTCCGGTGCGGCGTCGGGCTGGGATTTCAGTTCGCGCTGGTTTACCGACGCGCACAACCTGTCGACGATCCGGACTACTCAGCTGGCCCCGGTTGACCTTAACAGCCTGATGTTCCATCTGGAGCAGACGCTGTCGAAAGGTTATCAGATGAACAAACAGAGCGATCTGGCGAAGCAGTTTGCCGATCGCGCCGAGAAGCGCCAGGCGGCGATCAACCGCTATCTCTGGGACAGCAAACAGAACTGGTACGCCGACTATGACTGGCAGAAAAAGGAAGTTCATCCGCAACTGACGGCGGCGGCCCTGTTCCCGCTCTATCTGCAGGTCGCCAGTGATAAGCAGGCTGAAAGCACCGCCAGCGCGGTAGAAAAACAGCTGCTGAAACCCGGCGGTCTGGTGACCACTACCGTGAACAACGGCCAGCAGTGGGATGCGCCGAATGGCTGGGCACCGCTGCAGTGGGTTGCCGTGGAAGGACTGGAGCATTACAACCAGCCAAAACTGGCGAAAGAGGTCGGCTTACGCTTCCTGCAAAACGTTCAGAACACCTATGACCGTGAGCACAAGCTGGTGGAGAAATATGTCGTTGATGGCAAAAATCTCGGCGGCGGTGGCGGCGGTGAATATCCGCTGCAGGATGGCTTTGGCTGGACCAACGGCGTCACGCTGAAACTGCTGGATAAGTACTGCCCGAAAGATAAAACCTGTAACAGCGCCCACGATATTCCTCAGGCGTCTGCCTCGCAAAACTGA
- a CDS encoding TonB-dependent siderophore receptor gives MKLSLSLKGYIRLCTLALTAPALSYAADMVVTAQPQEDSTSPTQGYLATTSQGATKSDRPLITTPQSISVVTRQQMQDQGALTLNQALGYSSGVFTNFGGAATRYDTIALRGFHGGDVDNTFLDGMRLMSDGGSFNGLQVDNAFLERIDVIKGPSSALYGQTVPGGLVNMVTKRPQFSEEGHIQLQAGSNATTGTMFDYTNAINDQWAFRLTGVTRNSDTQYDHTREEKYALMPQLMWQPDEDTHLILKAYLQKDPSGGYHGSVPGDGSLTEHNGYKLSNGFYEGNSDLDQFKRREQIYSFDFAHRFNDVWSFSSTGSYSHSNVDLDQVYQIGWDENNPDLLNRYYSGERSSLSAWSTDNRLQAEFNTGELEHRVTLGAEYHRYKNEISAAGGSANQLNALTGEQVGDMPDYTWADKTRRYYQTGLYLQDEMKLDRWHLDLSGRYDRIVANNSGSDRRQDDHISGRAALLYAFDNGISPYVSWSQAITPTALTDPNNNLLKPTTAEQYEAGVKYQPVGTRDLYSVAVYDLTQKDVANRNVQTATYSPSGKVHSQGIELEARNQLTPRLSTVASYTLNHLRFKDSVDGNSGHTPYVTPNSMAALWGHYQFDYGLSAGAGVRYIGKQWADNQNTTRVPSVTLFDASVRADLGVWNSSLKGAWVQVNANNLTDRTYVAGCYGTGFCYWGAERSVMATVGYDF, from the coding sequence ATGAAACTGTCATTGTCGCTGAAAGGTTATATTCGCCTCTGCACCCTGGCGCTGACTGCGCCTGCTCTGAGTTATGCTGCCGATATGGTGGTCACTGCACAACCGCAGGAAGATTCGACCTCGCCGACCCAGGGTTATCTGGCGACCACCAGCCAGGGCGCAACCAAAAGTGATCGTCCATTGATCACCACGCCGCAGTCGATATCCGTGGTCACCCGCCAGCAGATGCAGGATCAGGGTGCGCTGACCCTGAATCAGGCGCTGGGTTACAGCTCCGGCGTCTTCACCAACTTCGGCGGTGCTGCTACCCGTTACGACACCATTGCCTTACGTGGCTTCCACGGCGGCGATGTCGATAACACGTTCCTCGACGGCATGCGGCTGATGAGCGACGGCGGCAGTTTCAACGGCCTGCAGGTGGACAACGCTTTCCTTGAGCGCATTGACGTGATCAAAGGCCCCTCTTCTGCTCTGTATGGTCAGACAGTACCAGGCGGGCTGGTCAATATGGTGACCAAACGTCCTCAGTTCAGCGAAGAGGGTCACATTCAGTTGCAGGCGGGCAGCAACGCCACCACCGGCACGATGTTTGACTACACCAATGCCATCAATGACCAGTGGGCGTTTCGCCTGACCGGCGTGACCCGCAACAGTGATACCCAGTACGATCACACCCGCGAAGAGAAATACGCGCTGATGCCGCAGCTGATGTGGCAGCCGGATGAAGATACTCACCTGATCCTGAAAGCTTATCTGCAGAAAGATCCGTCGGGCGGTTATCACGGTTCTGTGCCGGGTGACGGCAGCCTCACCGAACACAATGGCTACAAGCTGAGCAACGGCTTTTATGAGGGCAACAGCGATCTCGATCAGTTCAAGCGCCGCGAGCAGATCTACAGCTTCGATTTCGCCCATCGCTTTAACGACGTCTGGTCATTCTCCTCGACGGGCAGCTACAGCCACTCGAATGTCGATCTCGATCAGGTTTATCAGATTGGCTGGGATGAAAATAATCCCGATCTGCTGAACCGCTACTACTCAGGGGAGCGCTCGTCGCTCTCCGCCTGGTCGACCGATAACCGCTTACAGGCGGAGTTCAATACCGGCGAACTGGAGCACCGCGTGACGCTGGGTGCCGAGTATCATCGTTACAAAAATGAGATCAGCGCGGCGGGCGGTTCGGCTAATCAGCTGAATGCCCTGACCGGTGAGCAGGTGGGCGACATGCCGGATTACACCTGGGCGGACAAAACCCGTCGCTACTATCAGACCGGCCTCTATCTGCAGGATGAGATGAAGCTGGATCGCTGGCATCTGGATCTCTCCGGCCGCTATGACCGCATCGTCGCCAATAACAGCGGCAGCGATCGTCGTCAGGATGATCACATCAGCGGACGTGCGGCATTGCTCTATGCCTTCGACAACGGTATCTCGCCTTATGTGAGCTGGAGCCAGGCGATTACCCCGACCGCGCTCACCGATCCCAACAATAATCTGCTGAAGCCGACTACCGCTGAACAGTATGAAGCCGGGGTGAAATATCAGCCGGTGGGCACCCGCGATCTCTATAGCGTGGCGGTCTATGACCTGACGCAGAAGGATGTGGCAAACCGCAACGTGCAGACGGCGACTTATTCGCCATCGGGCAAAGTCCATTCACAGGGTATCGAGCTGGAAGCGCGTAATCAGCTCACCCCGCGTCTGAGCACCGTGGCAAGCTATACGCTGAATCATCTGCGCTTCAAAGATTCGGTGGATGGCAACAGCGGTCATACGCCATACGTCACCCCCAACAGCATGGCTGCACTCTGGGGTCACTATCAGTTTGATTACGGTCTGAGTGCGGGTGCGGGCGTGCGTTACATTGGCAAACAGTGGGCAGACAACCAGAACACCACGCGCGTACCGTCTGTGACGCTGTTTGATGCGTCAGTGCGGGCCGATCTCGGCGTCTGGAACAGCAGCCTGAAAGGGGCATGGGTGCAGGTCAATGCTAATAACCTGACCGACCGTACCTATGTCGCGGGCTGTTACGGCACGGGCTTCTGTTACTGGGGCGCGGAACGCAGCGTGATGGCGACAGTCGGTTACGACTTCTGA
- a CDS encoding GlsB/YeaQ/YmgE family stress response membrane protein: protein MGIISWIVFGLIAGILAKWIMPGKDGGGFILTIVLGIIGAVVGGWISTLFGFGRVDGFNFGSFVVAVIGAIVVLFVYRKVRS, encoded by the coding sequence ATGGGTATTATTTCCTGGATCGTCTTTGGCTTAATCGCAGGTATTCTGGCGAAGTGGATTATGCCGGGTAAAGACGGTGGCGGTTTCATTCTGACTATCGTTCTGGGTATTATCGGTGCCGTAGTGGGTGGCTGGATCAGTACGCTGTTTGGCTTCGGCCGCGTTGATGGGTTTAACTTCGGAAGCTTCGTGGTCGCAGTGATCGGTGCCATCGTGGTGCTGTTCGTTTACCGTAAAGTACGCAGTTAA
- a CDS encoding flagellar brake protein yields MKEADQEQYLKRGTLAVLGVIKDLLRHQTPLLVRFPRGQFISRMLTADKDRLVFDLGSNNLDNDYALTSDDLSITAETFGAKIEFSLASLEKVEFEGLPAFSAPLPDLLWQIQRREFFRVCAPMEPQFWCHTVWPDGSKTRLRLQDLSLGGLGVLVDEPLPEGLQNGDSFNTFRVELGEYGIFEVPVKLLNIGERCVVTRKNETLITPRLSFRFATLNPAQERQLQQIIFALERLARDKSTRFQ; encoded by the coding sequence GTGAAAGAAGCCGACCAGGAACAATACTTAAAACGTGGCACGCTGGCGGTTCTGGGCGTTATTAAAGACCTGCTGCGGCATCAGACGCCGCTGCTGGTGCGCTTTCCGCGTGGGCAGTTTATCAGCCGGATGCTGACTGCCGATAAAGATCGCCTGGTGTTTGACCTCGGCAGTAATAACCTGGACAACGACTACGCGCTGACCAGCGACGATCTGAGCATCACCGCTGAAACCTTTGGCGCGAAGATAGAATTCAGCCTGGCCTCACTGGAAAAAGTGGAGTTTGAAGGCTTACCCGCATTCAGCGCGCCGCTGCCGGACCTGCTGTGGCAGATTCAGCGACGGGAATTTTTTCGGGTCTGCGCCCCGATGGAGCCGCAGTTCTGGTGTCACACCGTGTGGCCGGATGGCAGTAAAACGCGCCTGCGGTTACAGGATCTCTCCCTGGGCGGTCTCGGCGTGCTGGTGGATGAACCGCTGCCGGAAGGCTTGCAGAACGGCGACAGCTTCAACACTTTCCGGGTCGAACTGGGTGAATATGGCATTTTTGAAGTGCCGGTGAAGCTGCTGAACATTGGCGAGCGCTGTGTCGTAACCCGCAAAAATGAAACCCTGATTACACCCCGCCTGAGCTTTCGTTTTGCCACGCTGAATCCGGCGCAGGAGCGACAGCTTCAGCAGATTATTTTTGCACTTGAGCGCCTGGCGCGCGATAAATCGACCCGATTCCAGTAA
- a CDS encoding mechanosensitive ion channel family protein — MENWLSSRRFQSLFFNQELWLNSAIVVASTLVIYWVLRTLIRFISNRIALYSEHRHVRATAILVEILRSTSQTLLLIFSLLIALKFVDLPASWSVTIAHGWFLALIVQLALWIDCGIRLWLKSLLRDPLHVRNPVTTVILGILLRVVVWIMMFLAILSNVGINITALVASLGVGGIAIALAIQTVLSDVFASLAIGFDKPFEHGDFIVFGDIAGSIEHIGLKTTRLRSLSGEQIVCSNTILLQQTIHNYKRMQQRRIVFKFGISYATPSEQVREISPLVKEIIQGVETTRFDRAHFLAFEDSKLTFEVVYFVLDADYNKYMDIQQEINLQLMAALEARNIRFAFPIRQVEFSGGNLPPVDLVAVENEDGEVRRMAR; from the coding sequence ATGGAAAACTGGCTCTCTTCACGTCGTTTTCAATCCCTCTTTTTTAATCAGGAACTCTGGCTCAACAGTGCCATCGTGGTGGCCTCCACCCTGGTGATTTACTGGGTGTTGCGTACCCTGATCCGCTTTATCTCCAACCGGATTGCTCTTTACAGCGAACATCGTCATGTCCGCGCCACCGCGATTCTGGTGGAGATATTGCGCAGTACCAGCCAGACCCTGCTGCTGATCTTCTCACTGCTGATTGCCCTGAAGTTTGTCGACCTGCCTGCGTCCTGGAGCGTGACCATCGCGCACGGCTGGTTCCTGGCGCTGATTGTGCAGCTTGCGCTGTGGATCGACTGCGGCATCCGGCTATGGCTGAAAAGCCTGTTGCGCGATCCGCTGCATGTGCGTAACCCGGTGACGACAGTCATCCTCGGCATTCTGCTGCGGGTAGTAGTCTGGATCATGATGTTCCTGGCGATTCTGTCGAACGTCGGCATTAACATTACCGCGCTGGTTGCCAGCCTGGGCGTCGGCGGTATCGCGATTGCGCTGGCGATTCAGACCGTGCTGAGCGATGTCTTTGCGTCGCTGGCGATAGGTTTCGATAAGCCGTTTGAGCATGGCGATTTTATTGTCTTTGGTGACATTGCCGGTTCCATCGAGCATATCGGCCTGAAAACGACCCGGTTGCGCAGCCTGAGCGGTGAGCAGATTGTCTGCTCAAACACCATTCTGTTGCAGCAGACTATCCACAACTACAAACGCATGCAGCAGCGCCGCATCGTGTTTAAGTTTGGTATCAGCTACGCCACACCGTCTGAGCAGGTCCGGGAGATCAGCCCGCTGGTGAAAGAGATTATTCAGGGCGTTGAGACCACCCGTTTTGACCGCGCCCACTTCCTGGCTTTCGAGGACTCAAAACTGACCTTTGAAGTGGTCTATTTTGTGCTGGATGCGGATTACAACAAGTACATGGACATCCAGCAGGAGATTAACCTGCAGCTGATGGCGGCGCTGGAAGCACGCAATATCCGCTTCGCCTTCCCGATTCGTCAGGTTGAGTTCAGCGGCGGCAATCTGCCACCGGTGGATCTGGTGGCGGTAGAGAATGAAGATGGCGAGGTGCGCAGGATGGCGCGCTAA
- a CDS encoding L-fucose/L-arabinose isomerase family protein, producing MSTLPQQLTFGVIIGNRGFFPSYLVGEARQQAIALFEKMNINTVMLDETRTNLGGVETRQEAKICAALFRQHREKIHGIVVLLPNFGDEKAIAEALRLAGLNVPVLVQAEEDNLDKMGLATRRDSFCGKISLCNNLRQYGIPFTLTRQHVCALSGEVFMQDLQRFSQLCRVVNAMRRVRVGAIGARPAGFNTVRYSEKLLEKMGIAVETLDLSEIFTRTNRLRDDDIRVAEKREILEANADARGIPGDKLVTMAKLFVVISEWISDNDIDTTAIQCWTSLQENLGINVCSIMSVMSGQLMPSACEVDVMGALSMYALASCSLSPASLADWNNNFGDERDKCVLFHCGNFASASLESPTMGTADIIGTTVGKENTCGAVHGRMKQGDLTYFRLSTDDFSGEIKAYVGEGMSVTDPLDTVGCRAVIQVPQLETLLAWICRNGFEHHVAMNHSATAGVLQEAFSEYLGVSCYRHQ from the coding sequence ATGTCAACACTCCCTCAGCAGTTAACCTTCGGTGTCATTATTGGCAACCGGGGCTTTTTCCCCAGCTATCTGGTGGGCGAAGCGCGCCAGCAGGCGATCGCGCTGTTTGAAAAGATGAACATCAATACGGTGATGCTGGATGAGACCCGGACCAATCTGGGCGGCGTCGAAACGCGGCAGGAGGCGAAAATCTGCGCCGCGCTGTTTCGTCAGCACCGTGAGAAAATTCACGGCATTGTGGTGCTGCTGCCTAACTTTGGCGATGAAAAAGCCATTGCCGAGGCTCTGCGTCTGGCCGGGCTGAATGTGCCGGTGCTGGTGCAGGCGGAAGAGGACAACCTCGATAAAATGGGGCTGGCGACCCGCCGCGATAGCTTCTGCGGCAAAATTTCGCTCTGCAATAACCTGCGCCAGTATGGCATCCCGTTTACCCTGACCCGCCAGCACGTCTGCGCCCTGAGCGGTGAGGTCTTTATGCAGGATCTGCAACGGTTCAGCCAGCTCTGCCGGGTGGTGAATGCCATGCGGCGGGTGCGCGTCGGGGCGATTGGTGCGCGGCCCGCCGGATTCAACACCGTGCGTTACAGCGAAAAGCTGCTGGAGAAAATGGGCATCGCGGTGGAAACCCTGGATTTATCGGAGATCTTTACCCGCACCAACCGGCTGCGCGATGATGATATCCGCGTAGCAGAGAAGCGTGAAATTCTGGAGGCCAACGCCGATGCGCGCGGCATTCCGGGTGACAAACTGGTGACCATGGCCAAACTGTTTGTGGTGATCAGCGAGTGGATCAGCGACAACGATATTGATACCACCGCCATTCAGTGCTGGACTTCCCTGCAGGAGAATCTGGGGATTAACGTCTGCTCGATCATGAGCGTGATGTCGGGCCAGCTGATGCCCAGCGCCTGTGAAGTGGATGTGATGGGTGCGCTGTCGATGTATGCGCTCGCCAGCTGTTCGCTGAGTCCCGCCTCGCTGGCGGACTGGAACAACAACTTCGGCGATGAACGGGATAAATGCGTGCTGTTTCACTGCGGTAACTTCGCCAGCGCCAGCCTGGAGTCACCGACCATGGGTACGGCGGATATCATCGGCACCACCGTGGGCAAAGAGAACACCTGCGGCGCGGTACATGGCCGGATGAAACAGGGTGATCTGACCTACTTCCGCCTCTCAACCGACGACTTCAGCGGCGAAATTAAAGCTTATGTGGGCGAGGGGATGTCGGTCACCGATCCGCTGGACACGGTGGGCTGTCGTGCAGTGATTCAGGTGCCGCAGCTGGAAACGCTGCTGGCGTGGATCTGCCGGAATGGCTTTGAGCATCACGTGGCGATGAACCACTCAGCCACGGCCGGTGTATTGCAGGAGGCGTTCAGTGAGTATCTCGGGGTGAGCTGCTATCGGCATCAGTAA
- a CDS encoding FGGY-family carbohydrate kinase: MVGPLILAIDEGTTNAKAIAVDRDGRVVARGSHSLTLQHPQPGLAEQDPMAIWQAVKQAITHCLADCDGAPVAAVAISNQRESVLIWQRRDGQPLTPLVSWQDRRSESFCRDLRQAGKAPRITGLTGLAVDPMFPAAKLTGMLAAIPDGAARAAAGELCIGTVDSWLSWQLSAGEVFITDHANASRTQLYSLHLNDWDDELLALFQLPRAALPRITASASEQGVVAVSDIHGLPPGTPILARIGDSHAALQAQRRGESEVVKATYGTGSSLMMSMATPLLTENGLSTTVAWHDGTLRYAFEGNITHTGSGAAWLGKLLGVSDPRALTAMAQRCDDNQGIYFVPALSGLGAPWWDLQARGMVCGLTDAASPDVLARVALESIVWQIADVFFAMEQASGQQLPALCVDGSATENSWLMQLQADVLQRPLQRVPTAEVSALGAALLAGKVLGWWQQGSDMQALQGGSVIMPREENAQRMQENYKGWIDAVARCRYQPH, from the coding sequence ATGGTGGGACCCCTGATTCTGGCGATCGACGAAGGTACCACCAATGCCAAGGCGATTGCGGTTGATCGCGATGGCCGGGTGGTGGCGCGCGGCAGTCACAGTTTAACCCTGCAACATCCGCAGCCCGGACTGGCCGAGCAGGACCCTATGGCGATCTGGCAGGCGGTAAAACAGGCGATCACCCACTGTCTGGCGGATTGCGACGGTGCGCCTGTGGCGGCCGTGGCGATCAGTAATCAGCGTGAGTCGGTGCTGATCTGGCAGCGGCGTGATGGTCAGCCGCTGACGCCGCTGGTGAGCTGGCAGGATCGACGCTCCGAGTCCTTCTGCCGCGATCTTCGTCAGGCGGGCAAAGCGCCACGCATCACCGGCTTAACCGGCCTGGCCGTTGACCCGATGTTTCCGGCCGCCAAGCTGACCGGCATGCTGGCCGCCATCCCGGACGGCGCGGCGCGGGCCGCAGCCGGTGAGCTGTGTATCGGAACGGTCGACAGCTGGCTCAGCTGGCAGCTGAGTGCAGGCGAAGTCTTTATTACCGATCATGCCAACGCCTCCCGCACGCAGCTCTACAGCCTGCACCTCAACGACTGGGACGACGAACTGCTGGCGCTGTTTCAGCTGCCGCGCGCCGCACTGCCACGCATCACCGCCTCTGCCAGTGAACAGGGCGTGGTCGCGGTAAGCGATATTCATGGCTTACCGCCAGGCACGCCGATTCTGGCGCGCATCGGTGACTCCCACGCGGCTTTACAGGCGCAGCGGCGCGGCGAGTCTGAAGTGGTGAAAGCCACCTATGGCACCGGGTCGTCACTGATGATGTCCATGGCGACACCCCTGCTGACGGAAAACGGCCTCAGCACCACGGTGGCGTGGCACGACGGCACGCTGCGCTATGCGTTTGAAGGCAACATCACCCACACCGGTTCCGGCGCCGCCTGGCTGGGTAAACTGCTCGGGGTGTCGGATCCGCGCGCGCTGACCGCAATGGCGCAGCGCTGCGATGACAATCAGGGCATCTATTTTGTCCCGGCGCTTTCTGGCCTGGGCGCGCCCTGGTGGGATCTGCAGGCGCGCGGCATGGTGTGCGGCCTGACGGATGCCGCCTCGCCCGACGTGCTGGCGCGGGTGGCGCTGGAGTCAATCGTCTGGCAAATCGCCGACGTCTTTTTTGCGATGGAGCAGGCCAGCGGCCAGCAGCTTCCGGCACTTTGTGTGGATGGCAGCGCCACCGAAAATAGCTGGCTGATGCAGTTGCAGGCGGATGTGTTACAGCGGCCGCTGCAGCGGGTTCCCACCGCCGAGGTCTCCGCGCTGGGCGCGGCGCTGCTGGCAGGCAAAGTGCTGGGATGGTGGCAGCAGGGCAGTGATATGCAGGCGCTGCAGGGCGGCAGCGTCATCATGCCGCGTGAAGAGAACGCGCAGCGTATGCAGGAAAACTATAAAGGCTGGATCGATGCCGTTGCACGCTGTCGTTATCAGCCACATTAA